In Centropristis striata isolate RG_2023a ecotype Rhode Island chromosome 1, C.striata_1.0, whole genome shotgun sequence, one DNA window encodes the following:
- the LOC131970027 gene encoding F-box only protein 48 yields the protein MMQHDLSRTSPVSLISKQRPSPVSPHDAPDPHNFAETLPTEMSVRIFGELDAESLCSAAQTCKLWHHIIEGSDQVWRRQCLLVRAVCQREVDTDRRHGLSWKVTLVKNYPRSCVKSAWLSGSFSHVRSAAELIGRIMTPLDAETWGEILQAELDR from the exons ATGATGCAGCATGACCTCAGCAGGACGTCGCCTGTGTCTCTCATCTCTAAACAACGTCCCTCTCCGGTGTCCCCCCACGATGCCCCCGACCCTCACAACTTTGCGGAGACTCTGCCAACGGAGATGAGTGTGAGGATTTTCGGCGAGCTAGACGCGGAGAGTCTGTGCAGCGCGGCACAGACCTGCAAGCTGTGGCACCACATCATCGAGGGCAGCGACCAGGTGTGGAGGAGGCAGTGTCTGCTGGTCCGGGCCGTCTGCCAGAGGGAGGTGGACACAGACCGGAGACATGGTCTGTCCTGGAAG GTGACTCTGGTGAAGAACTACCCTCGCAGCTGTGTGAAGAGCGCCTGGCTCAGCGGGAGCTTCAGCCATGTTCGCTCTGCGGCGGAGCTGATCGGACGCATCATGACTCCACTGGACGCCGAGACGTGGGGAGAGATCCTGCAGGCCGAACTCGACAGATGA
- the cnrip1a gene encoding CB1 cannabinoid receptor-interacting protein 1a, with the protein MDDVPPIINISISLRIQPNEGPVFFKVDGTRFGQNRTIKLLTGSKYKIEVVLKPGNVEAINMNIGGIVFPLEQQSRDEESVVYHAQYDTEGVPHTKSGDRQPVQVSMEFNKAGTFETVWQAKYYNYYKREHCQFGNKFSSIDYECKPNETRTLMWINKEAFN; encoded by the exons ATGGACGACGTCCCCCCGATCATCAACATCTCCATCTCGCTGCGGATCCAGCCCAACGAGGGGCCCGTCTTCTTCAAGGTGGACGGGACCCGGTTCGGCCAGAACCGGACCATCAAGCTGCTCACGGGCTCCAAGTACAAGATCGAGGTGGTGCTGAAGCCTGGGAACGTCGAGGCCAT CAACATGAACATTGGAGGCATCGTCTTCCCTCTGGAGCAGCAGTCCCGGGACGAGGAGTCGGTGGTGTATCACGCCCAGTACGACACTGAGGGCGTCCCCCACACCAAGAGCGGAGACAGACAGCCCGTCCAAGTCAGCATGGAG TTTAACAAAGCAGGGACGTTCGAGACGGTCTGGCAGGCCAAATACTACAACTACTACAAGAGGGAGCACTGCCAGTTCGGCAACAAGTTCAGCAGCATCGACTACGAATGCAAACCCAACGAGACCCGGACCCTCATGTGGATCAACAAGGAGGCGTTCAACTGA